In Drosophila yakuba strain Tai18E2 chromosome 2R, Prin_Dyak_Tai18E2_2.1, whole genome shotgun sequence, a single genomic region encodes these proteins:
- the LOC6532010 gene encoding uncharacterized protein LOC6532010 codes for MTYELPPIILKGKELIKYRHLKRKYPVSKGFLQSNWWNVERFIVYALSPRCVIRNYAWRRRRTHRVRIIRRVRILLFDPRLKRMIKRRLQNVRQWSRSLVGYYKKMGRIVEHEETEVYRVAEPLGAEELSKQMKQQLELLKTGKRSLSLIEETTAIAEVPPKKPKQMPDITEEARVINDSDDRLDAAPSKEAAERTPTKSPAQFAASEDVPTPATPSKEQSGQTSTCSSAEKTDKTEKAGGGSKFLDMLISKVRVKNFAREDNMPTEPSAVTFCTSEDEGSEDFVGFDESVHQPGMLLTPLVPNKCKTTEGNSAFVSESLDAYMREHHINDSDSQQDDKDKLLEPMGHDGQVTSHSMPPPMDMPAVPEALQRLRTVGERRQYLQRCKNHKMGIINNEANVYRELQRKQRQRKVKIGAMQALQASDSQMPFTRQGWQAASYVATEHSNYYYQVIQVDGEMVRLPGAQGNNLKREKSPYLSRLSRKEAEELKCSSQCLDARILQELKVIPTRVSPPRNPKILNQYPLPAIFRPCPLSKKPLQRPLDDDTAALLLAGGSMAVVSMPNVQLDVMPQLGRPLDEIAKRYLQHILPHHDITREWAEFSVSTLQAPPASMKDAEEQASQTPAGRRKSFTFFIPYLNDRNHILVRRVVDRSEHLDKSFREEPNKLQEFAFREMLPPQPDAEILACADMINDMINTVAISCSENSFISEDPDALGDSSLPRSSDPSPAKEEAGKDTDKSGAKPKRLPNKQKRLANELRRLNATIIDAAARKADANKPCSKDHCQLGCLCASLAGTELPVRDHCGRAECVLDCRCLSAEQGRVMRVEAADGRGISNEDAFNLRRKATARLAKMEKDFTSTLVLTDNETLLINESQGDKKRRCTKAPKRYEDFDDSMFDEEEKEVVSPTSKKQKKIAAAAAAAAAAAAAAAAANAKVSAPALSEPCYVKDTDLAKLRHCFVGLRRLSNVDNLATFCMTHQLYKCFCGGDSPDGKPVIIEKEQWNAPVTHFNLDLAVRAHYSFERPPEETSTKKKGKEKKSKPKQEPKTIEEDPNPQTQAAETSPEKTEFKQEPKPADSLFKDESPTQRSMELDAIFNYFRRHQYLCRRAVSIPMSSYQRLNQRRADRVRHQIARQETAETAELLRMRIQSAVIYYRKEIDRQRKRELTKKPVQTSVIEVRNDSDASDASVCQKKSENPIKGPTPGKRIKLQTEEPPAQEKAAHKLDIQVPRIAACYSLNAASVDVLASEMANEAAAAAAATGSSHSSTEVDSPNFRSFYNEVVKNMNTLVSKKMQDIDLALQRESKIIPSPNEEILCIIKWTNFLAAFESGFVFIWDVQMKTHSFLAATTTNLMPSVCGAIGVVNTKFAPDPQALPLMARMLMNSTRNDNTNRLAVVMQGRQSFWLVKGFLRHMEGNACTKPTPMTHPLLTKKINVLCSLLVKQRIREHQKKLLGGGSLSSEALSSPTADVPPPTSLLMKHRSRDLKRKSQGDESSLSAPSMAKSSKPAAAGGPETATTSTALASALSPGTSTHSAGSAKTSPASTKSKSSASGIRSNIEFRKVNHNDVDELQIPELHKTDHRWVVLDIFDDFSHIFVPSFSDMISLTRIHSVMQVAEERQKVVKLQFFPNAPYDAFVTPSSKKKIYFGPLSLDMPPPVLVLLQSVDRKMMLREVYQREHSIPVQRHRRSMAFWVLHINGQVHFEIDTESTAKLAAQHKNSTATSGLNVVKIPSQLSVEIEKSQEEVPPVVIIDSDEEDDDAERQLVIDEQDDQLAVTDIKQEVERTGFTIQTLPSSGALQITISDSAEPSLRPAKDVAASHLSGGFMPFIANVPAKIGDTPPTTQYLTPQVQVTTSQGDPETFTTSSSTHLQAAKTAYTKINESLQELLSSGNTLTPGGITITKLDSNEKTLSRESVQSASNNKRISITGIHKQVTKAAPSTATAPAARAPVIRPQSSPVSKGLPLLRPGATGPSNVVRLYPKPATAAGRKSLPVNAKPSVVTARQSLPVETLAASAKLPTVGEASARVSLPSKPPAAGEHLPPRQSVPSNPPAAVRPDAVAAYGQNLTNVSTAQLAQEETCYGIMVAKGLPRFRAKVQGSHFMVKIPEHGVFRFKTFGLTASFLSRHVAKDPKLKEFLPAQWKFHALEQVNKQVPSRNQQSPAAIVIED; via the exons ATGACTTACGAACTGCCCCCCATCATATTGAAAGGCAAAGAACTGATCAAATACCGGCACCTCAAGCGAAAATACCCCGTGTCCAAGGGCTTCCTGCAGAGCAACTGGTGGAACGTCGAGAGGTTCATAGTGTACGCCCTCAGTCCCCGCTGCGTCATCAGAAACTATGCCTGGCGCCGGCGGCGCACCCACCGCGTCCGCATCATCCGGCGAGTCCGTATCCTGCTCTTCGATCCGCGTCTCAAGCGGATGATCAAACGCCGTCTGCAGAACGTGCGCCAGTGGTCTAGAAGCCTAGTTGGTTACTACAAGAAGATGGGCAGAATCGTAGAGCATGAAGAGACGGAGGTGTACCGCGTGGCAGAACCTCTGGGAGCCGAGGAGCTGTCCAAGCAGATGAAGCAGCAACTGGAGCTGCTCAAAACGGGCAAGAGAAGTCTGTCGCTCATTGAAGAAACAACTGCCATTGCGGAGGTGCCGCCTAAGAAGCCTAAGCAGATGCCCGATATCACCGAAGAAGCCAGGGTCATTAATGATAGCGATGATCGCCTGGATGCAGCGCCCTCCAAGGAGGCTGCTGAAAGGACACCCACAAAGTCGCCCGCGCAATTCGCCGCCTCCGAGGATGTTCCAAccccggccacgcccagcAAGGAGCAAAGTGGCCAGACCAGCACTTGCTCCAGTGCCGAGAAGACAGACAAAACGGAAAAGGCCGGCGGGGGCAGTAAGTTCCTGGACATGCTCATTAGTAAGGTGCGCGTTAAGAACTTTGCGCGGGAAGACAATATGCCCACTGAACCCAGTGCGGTCACATTTTGCACATCCGAGGACGAGGGCAGCGAAGACTTCGTGGGCTTCGACGAGAGCGTTCATCAGCCGGGCATGCTGCTCACGCCGCTGGTGCCGAACAAATGCAAGACCACGGAGGGAAACTCCGCCTTTGTCAGCGAGTCATTGGACGCCTACATGCGGGAGCATCATATCAATGACTCGGATTCGCAGCAGGACGACAAGGACAAGTTGCTCGAGCCCATGGGACACGATGGTCAGGTAACTTCGCACAGCATGCCACCACCGATGGACATGCCAGCCGTTCCGGAGGCACTGCAGCGTCTGAGAACGGTGGGGGAGAGGCGGCAGTACTTGCAGCGTTGCAAGAACCACAAGATGGGAATCATCAACAACGAAGCCAATGTATACAGAGAGCTGCAGCGGAAGCAGCGCCAGCGAAAGGTGAAAATCGGTGCCATGCAAGCGCTTCAGGCTTCCGACTCCCAAATGCCATTCACCCGCCAAGGTTGGCAGGCGGCCAGTTATGTGGCCACCGAGCACTCCAACTACTACTATCAG GTAATACAAGTGGACGGTGAGATGGTGCGCCTGCCAGGCGCCCAGGGCAATAATTTGAAGCGCGAGAAGTCTCCATACCTCAGCAGACTCAGTCGCAAGGAAGCGGAGGAACTGAAGTGCAGCAGCCAGTGCTTGGATGCCCGCATTCTTCAGGAACTGAAAGTGATTCCCACAAGAGTGAGCCCACCAAGGAACCCCAAGATCCTTAACCAGTATCCGCTGCCCGCCATCTTCCGCCCCTGCCCCTTATCAAAGAAACCGCTACAGAGGCCGCTGGACGATGACACGGCCGCGTTGCTTCTCGCTGGGGGCAGCATGGCCGTGGTAAGCATGCCAAATGTGCAGCTTGATGTGATGCCGCAGCTGGGCCGACCACTGGACGAAATCGCCAAGCGGTATCTGCAGCACATACTGCCCCATCACGACATAACGCGGGAGTGGGCCGAGTTTAGTGTGTCTACACTGCAGGCGCCGCCCGCCAGCATGAAGGATGCAGAGGAGCAGGCTTCCCAAACACCAGCTGGTCGTCGAAAGAGCTTCACCTTCTTTATTCCCTATCTCAACGATCGGAATCACATTCTCGTACGCCGCGTGGTGGACCGATCCGAGCACCTAGACAAAAGCTTTAGAGAGGAGCCCAATAAGCTCCAAGAGTTCGCTTTCCGAGAAATGCTTCCACCTCAGCCGGATGCCGAGATTCTGGCCTGCGCAGACATGATCAACGATATGATCAACACTGTGGCCATCAGCTGCAGCGAGAACAGTTTCATAAGCGAGGACCCGGATGCGTTAGGCGATAGCTCGTTGCCCAGGTCCTCCGATCCGAGTCCCGCGAAGGAGGAGGCTGGCAAGGATACGGATAAGTCGGGCGCCAAGCCAAAGCGACTGCCCAACAAGCAAAAGCGTCTGGCCAACGAACTGAGGCGATTAAATGCCACCATCATAGATGCTGCTGCCAGGAAAGCAGATG CTAACAAACCTTGCAGTAAGGATCACTGTCAGCTGGGCTGCCTATGCGCCAGCTTGGCAGGTACAGAGCTACCTGTGCGGGATCACTGCGGCAGGGCAGAGTGTGTTCTGGATTGTCGTTGCCTGAGTGCAGAGCAGGGTCGTGTCATGCGCGTGGAAGCCGCAGAT GGGCGCGGAATTTCCAACGAAGATGCTTTCAACCTGCGCCGTAAGGCCACAGCACGACTGGCCAAGATGGAGAAGGACTTTACCTCTACACTGGTGCTCACCGACAATGAAACGCTGCTGATCAATGAGTCGCAGGGCGACAAGAAGCGACGCTGCACAAAGGCGCCGAAGCGCTATGAAGACTTCGATGACTCCATGTTCGACGAGGAGGAAAAGGAAGTGGTATCGCCCACAAGCAAGAAACAAAAGAAGatcgccgctgctgctgcggctgccgctgcggctgctgctgcagcggccGCTGCCAATGCAAAGGTATCGGCTCCTGCTCTAAGCGAACCGTGCTATGTGAAGGACACGGACCTGGCCAAGTTGAGACATTGCTTTGTGGGACTACGACGGTTGTCGAATGTAGATAACTTGGCCACGTTCTGCATGACCCACCAGCTTTATAAGTGCTTCTGTGGCGGTGACTCCCCAGATGGCAAGCCTGTGATAATCGAAAAGGAACAGTGGAACGCACCAGTGACCCACTTTAATCTGGATCTAGCTGTCAGGGCTCACTACAGCTTCGAGCGTCCGCCGGAGGAGACTTCGACCAAGaagaaaggaaaggaaaaaaaatccaaaccTAAGCAGGAGCCAAAAACGATCGAAGAGGATCCGAATCCGCAGACTCAAGCAGCGGAGACCTCTCCGGAAAAGACTGAATTCAAACAAGAACCGAAACCAGCTGATTCCCTGTTCAAGGATGAGAGTCCTACGCAAAGGTCAATGGAGTTGGATGCGATTTTCAACTACTTCCGTAGGCATCAATATCTTTGCCGGCGAGCCGTTTCCATTCCCATGAGCTCTTACCAGCGCTTAAACCAAAGACGGGCAGATCGTGTGCGACACCAAATAGCTCGCCAGGAGACTGCAGAGACGGCTGAGCTGCTTAGGATGCGCATTCAGAGTGCCGTCATTTACTATCGCAAGGAAATCGATCGACAGCGAAAGCGGGAGCTGACCAAAAAGCCTGTCCAAACTTCTGTCATAGAAGTGCGGAACGATTCCGATGCCAGCGATGCTAGCGTGTGCCAGAAGAAGAGTGAAAACCCCATCAAGGGGCCGACTCCTGGCAAGCGCATTAAACTGCAAACGGAAGAGCCTCCTGCTCAAGAGAAGGCGGCCCATAAGCTGGACATTCAAGTGCCCCGCATAGCCGCTTGCTATTCCCTCAATGCCGCTTCGGTGGACGTTCTTGCTTCTGAAATGGCCAACGAAgcagctgcggctgctgcagccaCGGGATCGTCACATAGTTCCACGGAAGTGGACTCCCCCAATTTCCGGTCCTTCTACAACGAGGTGGTGAAGAACATGAATACCCTGGTAAGCAAAAAGATGCAGGATATTGACCTGGCGCTGCAGCGTGAGAGCAAAATAATCCCGTCGCCCAACGAGGAGATTCTTTGCATTATCAAGTGGACGAATTTCCTCGCTGCCTTTGAATCTGGTTTCGTATTTATTTGGGATGTTCAAATGAAGACTCACAGCTTTCTGGCGGCTACCACGACCAATTTGATGCCCTCTGTGTGCGGCGCCATCGGAGTTGTAAACACCAAGTTTGCGCCCGATCCCCAGGCACTGCCCTTGATGGCTCGAATGCTAATGAATTCAACTCGGAATGACAACACCAACCGTCTCGCAGTTGTGATGCAGGGCAGACAGAGTTTCTGGCTAGTGAAGGGTTTTCTGCGACATATGGAAGGCAATGCCTGCACAAAACCGACGCCGATGACTCATCCGCTGCTCACCAAGAAGATCAATGTGCTGTGCTCGCTGCTGGTGAAGCAGCGCATCCGGGAACACCAGAAGAAGCTGCTGGGTGGCGGCAGTTTATCTTCTGAAGCCTTGAGCAGTCCGACAGCAGATGTTCCGCCTCCAACTTCGCTACTTATGAAGCACCGCTCACGGGACCTTAAGCGAAAGTCTCAGGGCGATGAATCGTCATTAAGTGCGCCTTCAATGGCAAAGTCTTCCAAACCAGCTGCTGCAGGTGGTCCTGAAACTGCGACAACGTCTACGGCGTTAGCTTCTGCTTTAAGCCCTGGCACTTCTACGCATTCTGCCGGATCTGCCAAGACTAGCCCAGCCTCTactaaaagcaaaagcagcgcCTCTGGAATCCGGAGCAATATCGAGTTCAGAAAGGTTAACCACAACGATGTCGATGAATTGCAAATTCCCGAGCTGCACAAGACAGACCACCGTTGGGTGGTGCTCGACATATTCGATGACTTTTCCCACATCTTCGTGCCCTCCTTTAGTGATATGATCTCGCTGACCAGGATTCACAGCGTGATGCAGGTGGCCGAGGAGAGGCAGAAGGTGGTGAAGCTTCAGTTCTTTCCCAATGCGCCTTACGATGCCTTCGTGACGCCATCGTCCAAGAAGAAGATCTACTTTGGACCGCTGAGCCTGGACATGCCGCCGCCGGTCCTGGTGCTACTGCAGAGCGTCGATCGAAAGATGATGTTGCGCGAGGTTTACCAGCGCGAGCACTCCATTCCCGTACAGCGCCATCGCCGAAGCATGGCGTTCTGGGTGCTGCACATAAACGGACAAGTGCACTTCGAGATCGACACAGAGTCGACTGCAAAGCTGGCAGCGCAACACAAAAATTCCACCGCAACTTCTGGTCTAAATGTGGTCAAAATTCCGTCGCAGCTGTCCGTGGAAATAGAAAAGAGTCAAGAAGAGGTGCCACCGGTGGTGATCATTGACAgtgatgaggaagatgatGACGCGGAGAGACAACTGGTAATCGATGAGCAGGATGATCAGCTGGCAGTGACCGACATTAAGCAGGAAGTGGAGCGCACAGGATTCACCATACAAACATTGCCTTCCAGTGGCGCTCTGCAAATCACGATCTCAGATTCAGCAGAACCATCTCTACGACCTGCCAAAGATGTGGCCGCCAGCCACTTGAGTGGTGGCTTCATGCCGTTCATTGCAAACGTGCCCGCAAAGATCGGGGATACGCCTCCCACCACCCAATACCTGACACCCCAGGTGCAGGTAACCACGTCGCAAGGTGATCCCGAAACGTTCACAACTAGTTCCTCTACACACTTGCAAGCAGCTAAAACAGCATACACCAAGATCAACGAGTCACTGCAGGAGCTACTGAGCAGTGGAAACACTTTGACTCCTGGAGGCATCACGATCACCAAGTTGGATAGCAATGAGAAGACTTTATCACGTGAATCCGTCCAGAgtgccagcaacaacaagcgcATCTCCATTACCGGGATACATAAACAAGTAACCAAGGCGGCACCTTCAACGGCCACAGCTCCGGCAGCCCGAGCTCCCGTAATCAGACCACAATCGTCCCCCGTTTCCAAAGGTCTACCCTTACTACGACCCGGTGCAACGGGACCGAGCAATGTGGTCAGGCTTTATCCAAAACCAGCCACAGCTGCCGGTCGGAAATCCCTGCCGGTGAATGCAAAACCGTCAGTAGTGACAGCACGTCAATCCCTCCCAGTCGAGACGCTTGCAGCATCAGCCAAATTGCCTACGGTGGGTGAGGCATCTGCTCGCGTGTCTCTGCCCTCAAAGCCTCCAGCTGCTGGAGAGCACCTGCCACCACGACAATCGGTGCCATCAAATCCTCCCGCAGCAGTGCGTCCGGATGCGGTTGCTGCTTATGGCCAAAACCTCACCAACGTATCCACAGCTCAGCTGGCACAAGAAGAGACCTGCTACGGCATCATGGTCGCGAAGGGCTTGCCGCGCTTCCGCGCCAAGGTGCAGGGCTCGCACTTCATGGTCAAGATACCAGAGCATGGCGTGTTTCGCTTCAAAACATTCGGATTAACTGCCAGTTTTCTCAGTCG CCATGTGGCGAAGGATCCCAAACTCAAGGAGTTTTTGCCGGCCCAGTGGAAGTTCCATGCCTTGGAGCAGGTCAATAAACAGGTGCCATCTAGGAATCAGCAGTCGCCTGCTGCCATCGTAATCGAAGATTGA
- the LOC6532011 gene encoding 7-methylguanosine phosphate-specific 5'-nucleotidase, which produces MGCDEKRENAGGRLRVQDIPALTQDHCRMRDPAKVERIINEFVFGGPERMQIVSDFDYTITKQRTEDGGAVPSSFGIFNACQSLPENFKAETDKLYHKYRPIEIDPHMPIAEKVQYMIEWWTKSGELTSGFAFDQSEIDQIASKYKHALRDRTHEFFADLQRLDIPTLVFSAGLGNSVVSVLRQANVLHPNVKVVSNFLQFRDGLLDGFQQPMIHTFNKNETVLNETSEYYDLVHTRDHIIVMGDSIGDADMASGVPASSHIMKIGFLFDHVEANMEKYMDTFDIVLVDDQTMDVPRTLLALIEKQHKLSLEAVKQSSL; this is translated from the coding sequence ATGGGCTGTGACGAGAAGCGAGAGAATGCCGGCGGCAGACTCCGTGTGCAGGACATTCCGGCCCTCACCCAGGACCACTGCCGCATGCGGGACCCGGCAAAGGTGGAGCGCATTATCAACGAGTTCGTTTTCGGCGGACCAGAGCGCATGCAGATCGTCTCCGACTTCGACTACACCATTACCAAGCAGCGCACGGAGGACGGCGGCGCAGTGCCCTCCAGTTTCGGGATCTTCAACGCCTGCCAGTCGCTGCCGGAGAACTTCAAGGCGGAGACGGACAAGCTGTACCACAAGTACCGGCCCATCGAGATCGATCCCCACATGCCCATCGCCGAGAAGGTGCAGTACATGATCGAGTGGTGGACCAAGTCGGGCGAGCTGACCAGCGGCTTCGCCTTCGACCAGTCGGAAATAGATCAGATAGCCAGCAAGTACAAGCATGCGCTACGTGACCGCACCCACGAGTTCTTTGCGGACCTCCAGCGCTTAGACATACCCACGCTGGTCTTCTCCGCCGGCCTGGGCAACTCGGTGGTCTCTGTGCTCCGCCAGGCCAACGTTTTGCATCCGAACGTGAAGGTAGTGTCCAACTTCCTTCAGTTCAGGGATGGCCTGCTTGATGGCTTTCAACAGCCGATGATTCACACCTTCAACAAGAACGAAACAGTGTTGAACGAGACCAGCGAGTATTACGACCTGGTGCACACCAGGGACCACATCATAGTCATGGGCGACTCCATTGGGGATGCGGACATGGCCTCCGGGGTGCCCGCTTCCTCGCACATCATGAAGATCGGCTTCCTCTTCGACCATGTCGAAGCCAACATGGAGAAGTACATGGACACCTTCGACATAGTGCTCGTCGATGACCAGACCATGGACGTGCCCAGGACCCTGCTCGCTCTCATCGAGAAGCAGCACAAGCTGAGCCTGGAGGCCGTCAAACAGAGCTCGCTATAA
- the LOC6532012 gene encoding ubiquitin-protein ligase E3C, translating to MFGFDGEYRRRPVQSLGGASHTCDRDTVIRKAALERQKRNELRQKENGAVLLQSYARSFIHRQRRKRAEREAFDVYLMGHKDRIVEDESLTFLLRRLNFFYSSREAKDSERLIEVCQQILRQPARLLQHSSPDSMWLLRLCKLLDTCLLQLSLSHTPQAIPLRMLETFTTVSSVQRYMEDETVLFQYLERVFGFLIARNYFVRLRRLLDDKCPPLDGETLQAPSPLAEALLQLLLRPLEVAKKASAGGQMSPMSMAVCQNFTRDILATPHTDPLRYFVLPCFALNVDFPFDLLMRSLFDALEAAGPAESDSTSSRRSFLFHSAETGQKAKRIDSIFSSFLLNSLMVLDRRQLATLQQSPLLVIYVRLIAEMMPNILQLPKSTLRGHANAPHRHRDGDDDSEDSDEEDEGLPAARTLDYDMEQTCRTSGELSVKERDCLLESIAILNETERVDFIVQQLDPHIENSHLIYALCEICHNLMIYNKHAVFEYKLLYTLAFTPKFIRAVWFKLAAESTQLGFSAPLTLISKGVVPKHQGVDRTIPLLATFCMLFGRLLPTLHDVEFVEDKLLLQVQTTINHVRLMPFSIAEIVQMSKTLKDISMGLVELAFPETRSNLANYRKVLGHTEADDKKLRHQKQIWANLLNVVVFVLNQIHTRDLRLGFCPEAHWTVTRLDLPLDRPTDLPLTHSSRLRGIRPFQPIRDFTREDFENGPPMSTKQIRSITILREIPFVVAFNKRVSILQSLVAANKMRVQGNMQAFLQGPSVLITVRRSHLYEDAYDKLRPENEPDLRFKFRIQFVSSLGLDEAGIDGGGVFREFLSELIKTAFDPNRGFFMVTTDNKLYPNPNVADLFEDYEKHYYFIGRILGKSIYENLLVELPLAEFFLTKLAGKYSDVDIHQLASLDPELYRNLLYLKDYSGDVSELNLDFTVASSSLGQTQIVELKPQGQSIPVTNSNRIEYLQLIADYKLNVQIRSHCNAFRKGLSNVLPIEWLYMFSNKELQILISGAEIPIDLEDLKRHCEYGGEFSPEHPSIVAFWEVLEGFDDLQRRQLLKFVTSCSRPPLLGFKDLDPPFFIQNTGDMERLPTASTCTNLLKLPPFKTVEQMREKLLYAIQSGAGFELS from the exons ATGTTCGGATTTGACGGCGAGTACCGCCGCAGGCCGGTGCAAAGTCTGGGCGGAGCCTCGCACACCTGCGACCGGGACACTGTCATCCGGAAGGCGGCCCTGGAGCGCCAGAAGCGCAACGAGCTGCGCCAGAAGGAGAACGGGGCAGTGCTGCTGCAGTCTTACGCCCGCTCCTTCATCCACCGCCAGCGTCGCAAGCGAGCGGAACGGGAGGCTTTCGACGTCTATCTAATGGGCCACAAGGATCGTATCGTGGAGGATGAAAGTCTTACCTTCCTCTTGCGGCGCCTCAACTTCTTCTACAGCAGCCGGGAGGCCAAGGACAGCGAGCGATTG ATTGAGGTCTGTCAACAGATTCTTCGCCAGCCCGCTCGTCTGCTGCAGCATTCCTCCCCTGACTCTATGTGGCTTCTGAGACTCTGCAAGCTGCTGGACACTTGCCTGCTACAGCTCAGTCTGTCGCACACGCCCCAGGCCATTCCACTACGCATGTTGGAAACCTTTACCACCGTGTCCTCTGTCCAGCGTTATATGGAGGATGAGACTGTGTTGTTTCAGTATCTGGAGCGCGTCTTTGGCTTCCTGATTGCCCGTAACTACTTTGTGCGACTGCGACGGCTGCTGGACGACAAGTGTCCGCCGCTAGACGGAGAGACCCTGCAAGCCCCGAGTCCGCTGGCTGAAGCCCTGCTCCAGTTGTTGCTACGACCGCTGGAAGTAGCTAAGAAGGCCTCCGCCGGCGGCCAGATGTCGCCTATGTCAATGGCGGTTTGCCAGAACTTCACTCGGGACATCTTGGCCACGCCGCACACGGATCCTCTGCGATACTTTGTGCTACCCTGCTTTGCGCTGAATGTGGACTTCCCATTTGATTTGCTGATGCGTTCGCTCTTCGACGCACTGGAGGCAGCAGGACCAGCGGAATCTGACAGCACGTCCAGTCGACGCAGCTTTCTCTTCCACAGTGCAGAAACTGGCCAAAAGGCTAAGCGGATTGACTCGATTTTCTCGTCCTTTCTACTCAACTCCCTCATGGTTCTCGATCGTAGGCAATTGG CCACCCTGCAGCAGAGCCCTCTGCTGGTGATCTACGTCCGCCTCATTGCCGAAATGATGCCCAACATACTGCAGCTGCCCAAGTCTACGCTTCGCGGCCATGCCAATGCTCCACATCGTCACAGGGACGGCGACGACGATTCCGAGGACTCGGATGAGGAGGACGAAGGGCTGCCAGCGGCTCGAACCCTGGACTACGATATGGAACAGACTTGCCGGACGAGCGGGGAACTGAGTGTCAAAGAGCGCGACTGTCTACTGGAGTCCATTGCCATACTAAACGAAACGGAGCGGGTGGACTTCATTGTTCAGCAGCTAGATCCGCACATTGAGAACAGTCACCTCATCTATGCGCTTTGCGAGATCTGTCACAATCTGATGATATACAACAAGCATGCGGTCTTCGAGTACAA ATTACTCTATACGTTGGCTTTCACTCCAAAATTCATACGGGCTGTGTGGTTTAAGTTGGCTGCAGAGTCCACTCAACTAGGTTTCTCTGCTCCTCTAACCCTCATTTCCAAGGGTGTTGTGC CCAAACATCAAGGAGTGGATCGCACTATTCCTCTTTTGGCCACTTTCTGCATGCTTTTTGGACGCCTGCTGCCCACTTTGCATGATGTCGAGTTTGTAGAGGacaagttgctgctgcaggtgcAGACCACCATCAACCACGTGCGACTCATGCCCTTTTCCATAGCGGAAATTGTGCAAATGTCCAAGACGCTGAAGGACATCAGTATGGGCCTAGTGGAGCTGGCTTTTCCAGAGACCCGTAGCAATCTGGCCAACTACCGCAAGGTCCTGGGTCACACGGAGGCCGACGACAAGAAGTTGCGGCATCAGAAACAAATCTGGGCCAACCTGCTTAATGTGGTCGTCTTTGTGCTCAACCAGATCCACACACGCGACCTGCGCTTAGGATTCTGTCCGGAGGCTCACTGGACCGTCACCCGGCTCGATTTACCACTGGATAGGCCCACAGATCTTCCGCTGACCCATAGCAGTCGTCTGCGTGGAATACGACCCTTTCAGCCGATTCGAGACTTCACTCGGGAAGACTTCGAGAACGGGCCACCCATGTCCACGAAACAGATCCGCTCGATAACCATTTTGCGCGAGATCCCCTTTGTGGTGGCCTTTAACAAGCGCGTCAGCATTCTGCAGAGCTTGGTTGCTGCCAACAAGATGCGGGTGCAGGGCAATATGCAAGCCTTTCTCCAAGGACCCTCCGTGCTGATCACTGTCAGGCGGTCACATCTCTACGAGGACGCATACGACAAGTTGCGTCCGGAAAATG AACCGGATCTGCGCTTTAAGTTCCGCATACAGTTTGTTTCCTCGCTCGGTCTCGATGAGGCAGGCATCGATGGTGGTGGAGTTTTTCGCGAGTTTCTGTCAGAACTGATTAAAACAGCGTTTGATCCCAACCGTGGATTCTTTAT GGTGACCACGGACAACAAGCTATATCCCAATCCAAATGTGGCCGATCTCTTCGAAGACTACGAGAAGCACTACTATTTTATTGGCCGCATCCTGGGCAAGTCCATATATGAAAACCTATTGGTCGAACTGCCATTGGCCGAGTTCTTCCTTACCAAGCTGGCTGGTAAATACTCCGATGTGGACATCCACCAGTTGGCCTCCTTGGACCCGGAGCTGTACCGCAATCTACTTTACTTGAAGGACTACTCGGGCGATGTTAGCGAATTAAACTTGGACTTTACCGTGGCAAGCAGTTCGCTGGGTCAGACGCAGATCGTGGAGCTGAAGCCGCAGGGCCAAAGCATTCCCGTGACCAACTCGAATCGCATTGAGTACCTGCAGTTGATAGCCGACTACAAGCTCAACGTGCAGATACGTAGTCACTGCAACGCCTTCCGAAAGGGTCTGTCCAACGTTCTGCCCATCGAATGGCTGTACATGTTCAGCAACAAGGAGCTGCAAATACTCATCTCGGGTGCTGAGATACCCATTGACTTGGAGGATCTAAAGAGGCACTGCGAATACGGCGGCGAATTCAGTCCGGAGCACCCCTCGATTGTGGCATTCTGGGAGGTGTTGGAAGGTTTTGATGATCTGCAGCGCCGGCAGCTGCTTAAATTTGTCACCAGCTGCTCCAGGCCGCCGTTGTTGGGCTTTAAG GACCTGGACCCACCATTCTTTATCCAAAACACGGGAGACATGGAACGTCTGCCCACGGCCAGCACCTGCACCAATCTGCTGAAGCTTCCGCCCTTCAAAACCGTCGAACAAATGCGCGAGAAGCTGCTCTATGCCATACAGTCTGGCGCTGGCTTCGAACTAAGCTAA